From Dermochelys coriacea isolate rDerCor1 chromosome 8, rDerCor1.pri.v4, whole genome shotgun sequence, the proteins below share one genomic window:
- the LOC119860072 gene encoding START domain-containing protein 10-like translates to MRSPLHECRLRITCKDVPAATLYDVLHDTHYRKKWDSNVIETYDIGRLTANADVGYYAWKCPSPLKNRDFVTLRSWLPLGNDYMIINYSVKHPKYPPRKDFVRAVSLQTGYLVRANGPHGCTLYYLTQMDPRGSLPKWVVNKVSQFVAPKAMKKIYKAGLKYREWKQKHEPGFKPWMYPEQNTLPSISLAELSLQHADSLENIDESGLAEDRTHISDDEA, encoded by the exons CTGCGCATCACCTGCAAGGACGTGCCGGCCGCGACGCTCTACGATGTGCTGCATGACACCCACTACCGCAAAAAATGGGACTCCAATGTCATCGAGACCTATGACATCGGGCGCCTGACGGCCAACGCTGATGTGGGATACTATGCCT GGAAGTGCCCGAGCCCCCTGAAGAACAGGGACTTCGTCACCCTGCGCTCCTGGCTGCCCCTGGGCAACGACTACATGATCATCAACTATAGCGTCAAGCACCCG AAGTACCCACCACGGAAGGACTTTGTGAGGGCTGTGTCCCTGCAGACGGGCTACCTGGTCAGGGCCAATGGCCCCCACGGCTGCACCCTTTACTACCTCACCCAGATGGACCCCCGAG GTTCGTTACCAAAGTGGGTGGTGAACAAAGTGTCCCAGTTTGTGGCGCCAAAG GCCATGAAGAAGATCTACAAGGCAGGGCTGAAGTACCGGGAGTGGAAGCAGAAGCATGAGCCTGGCTTTAAGCCCTGGATGTACCCAGAGCAGAACACGTTGCCCAGCATCAGCCTGGCCGAGCTGTCCCTGCAGCACGCTGACTCCCTGGAGAACATTGATGAGAGTGGCCTGGCTGAGGACAGGACACATATCAGCGATGACGAGGCGTGA